The segment GCAGCACCGTAGGAGAGGGCAAGAATGACAGGATGCACGTTCCTTCCTGCCAGCATGTAGTCATCCACTTCCTTGGTACGCTTGTATGCAAGCCAGCCGCACCAGAAAACAACCATCAGGTAAATAAGTACAACAATTCCGAGAAGAGGTATACTCACTGCCATTAGAGCTCCTCCTCCTCTTCATTCCATTTTAAAAGACCATATACCATACAACCAAGAGCGCTTACAACGCAAAGGACGTAAGCGATCCAGATCTGCGGGTCATCTATTCCTAACATAATTGTCACCACGTTTTTTTATCAATATAAATCATGACAAATGTTAACAATGCTATACATTAAGGTTTCGTATGAAAAAAAGTATATATTTAGAATAAAATTGGCAGCTGTTCACAAAGTCTGAAGATATATACTATCAGGTATATAAAAAAATCAACCGGTAGTTACTGCGCTGAACTGAATAGCAGCTCAGGTATTATCCTGCCGGTATTATGATGGATCAGGACAGCAACGATACTGTCCTTTTGTATGATCTGTCCACACATTTTCTTAATGTTTTGATCAGCGAGTTACTCTCATTTCTGATTGCTGTAACAAGCATCAAGGTGTTCCTTCGATGGAGGCTTTGTGGCAAGGCTGACAACCACTGCAACAACCATTGCAAGGGGGGTCGCTACAAGGATAGGGTCAACGACTGTCCATGTTCCTGTGAGCAATGTGTCCATTCCGAAGATCGCTTTTGATATGCCGAGAGGAACTGCTTCCTTTGCATGGACGAACGTAAGCCAGAAAAGGCTGCTTACAGTACCTACAAGCATACTTGCGATAGCGCCTTCTTTTGTCATCCTCTTCCAGAACAATGCGCCTATGTACATTGGAAGGAATGCTGCTGCACACAACCCGAAGAAGATCGCTGTTGCTCTTGCAATGATACTTATTGGAAGTATGTATGCCAGGATGACACTTGCAAGGATGGTCACTGCAATACCAAGTCTTGTGATGTTCACCGTATTTCCGATCTCTCCTTTCTTGATGTATTCGCGGTAGAGGTCATGTCCTATGGCGGTTCCCATTGTGTGGAACTGTGAGCTCAGCGTAGACATTGCAGCTGCAAGTAGTGTTAGCATGAAGAGGACAACGAACAATTCCGGCATTGCACCATTGATATATTCCGGCA is part of the Methanococcoides methylutens genome and harbors:
- a CDS encoding symporter small accessory protein, with product MLGIDDPQIWIAYVLCVVSALGCMVYGLLKWNEEEEEL